The following are encoded together in the Gordonia insulae genome:
- a CDS encoding M50 family metallopeptidase, whose amino-acid sequence MSFALGVALFAAALLLSVAWHECGHMWAAQATGMKVRRYFVGFGPTVWSTRRGETEYGVKAFPLGGFCDIAGMTPYDEISEEDRPRAMYLQKPWKRLVVLFAGPAQNFILGFVLVVIVGAIFGLPNISQDPVPATVSKVDCVPASTTYFTDKKPESTPCAAADGPAEVAGLRAGDTIVAVNGAPVSDYAQVSEKITDSTGPVALTVDRDGVQREFTITPQPSTVTAPTRDGGTETQQTRKVGIEFSPPPSINHYDGLAVIPASFAFTGDLFVATWDALLSLPSKVSALWTAVTGGERAADTPVSVYGASVMGGQAVERGAWSTFLLLLISINFFLGLFNLVPLLPLDGGHMAIVGYEKARNTVRGWFGRAAGGPVDYVKLMPITYAVVVIMGGFMVLTLTADIINPIKIF is encoded by the coding sequence GTGAGTTTTGCGCTCGGCGTGGCGCTGTTCGCCGCGGCGCTGCTGCTGTCGGTGGCATGGCATGAATGCGGTCACATGTGGGCCGCCCAGGCGACCGGCATGAAGGTGCGCCGCTACTTCGTCGGCTTCGGACCGACCGTGTGGTCGACGCGGCGCGGTGAGACGGAGTATGGCGTCAAGGCGTTTCCGCTCGGCGGATTCTGCGACATCGCCGGCATGACGCCCTACGACGAGATCTCCGAAGAGGACCGCCCGCGGGCGATGTACCTGCAGAAGCCGTGGAAGCGTCTGGTCGTCCTGTTCGCCGGTCCGGCCCAGAACTTCATCCTCGGATTCGTCCTGGTGGTCATCGTCGGGGCGATCTTCGGTCTGCCCAACATCAGCCAGGATCCGGTCCCGGCGACCGTGTCGAAGGTCGATTGCGTGCCGGCGAGCACCACGTATTTCACCGACAAGAAGCCGGAGTCGACACCGTGCGCGGCGGCCGACGGGCCGGCCGAGGTCGCCGGGCTGCGGGCCGGCGACACGATCGTCGCCGTCAACGGGGCGCCGGTCTCCGACTATGCGCAGGTGTCCGAGAAGATCACCGATTCGACCGGCCCGGTTGCGCTCACCGTCGACCGCGACGGGGTACAGCGCGAGTTCACGATCACCCCGCAACCGTCCACCGTGACCGCGCCGACGCGTGATGGCGGCACCGAGACCCAGCAGACCCGCAAGGTCGGCATCGAGTTCAGCCCGCCGCCGTCGATCAACCACTACGACGGTCTCGCCGTGATCCCCGCATCGTTCGCGTTCACCGGTGATCTGTTCGTCGCCACCTGGGATGCCCTGTTGTCGCTGCCGTCCAAGGTGAGCGCGCTGTGGACCGCCGTCACCGGCGGTGAGCGTGCCGCGGACACACCGGTCAGCGTGTACGGCGCATCGGTGATGGGCGGCCAGGCGGTGGAGCGCGGTGCGTGGAGCACGTTCCTGTTGCTGCTGATCAGCATCAACTTCTTCCTCGGCCTGTTCAATCTCGTCCCGCTATTACCCTTGGATGGTGGGCACATGGCCATCGTCGGCTATGAGAAGGCCCGTAATACGGTCCGTGGCTGGTTCGGCCGGGCGGCCGGAGGTCCGGTCGACTACGTCAAGCTCATGCCGATCACGTACGCGGTGGTGGTGATCATGGGTGGATTCATGGTTCTCACGCTCACCGCCGACATCATCAATCCGATCAAGATCTTCTGA
- the ispG gene encoding flavodoxin-dependent (E)-4-hydroxy-3-methylbut-2-enyl-diphosphate synthase: MNALTTSPDAVPIGLGMPSGPPPVLAPRRTTRQIQVGKVGVGSDHPISVQSMTTTKTHDINATLQQIAELTASGCDIVRVACPRPEDAEALPVIARKSKIPVIADIHFQPKYIFAAIDAGCAAVRVNPGNIKEFDGRVKEVAYAAKDAGIPIRIGVNAGSLDPRLLKKYGKATPEALVESALWEASLFEEHGFGDIKISVKHNDPVVMVEAYRQLAAQCDYPLHLGVTEAGPAFQGTIKSAVAFGALLSEGIGDTIRVSLSAPPAEEIKVGDQILQSLNLRPRKLEIVSCPSCGRAQVDVYKLADAVSAGLEGMEVPLRVAVMGCVVNGPGEAREADLGVASGNGKGQIFVKGEVIKTVPEAQIVETLIEEALRIAGESGDTDGDREGGPPVVTVS, from the coding sequence ATGAACGCCCTGACAACATCGCCGGATGCGGTCCCGATCGGACTCGGCATGCCGAGCGGACCGCCCCCGGTCCTGGCCCCGCGCCGCACGACCCGCCAGATCCAGGTCGGCAAGGTCGGCGTCGGCAGCGATCACCCGATCTCCGTGCAGTCGATGACCACGACCAAGACCCACGACATTAACGCCACGCTGCAGCAGATCGCCGAGCTGACCGCGTCGGGATGCGACATCGTGCGCGTCGCCTGCCCGCGACCCGAGGACGCCGAGGCGCTGCCCGTCATCGCCAGGAAGAGCAAGATCCCGGTGATCGCCGACATCCATTTCCAGCCGAAGTACATCTTCGCGGCGATAGACGCCGGCTGCGCGGCGGTGCGGGTCAACCCGGGCAACATCAAGGAGTTCGACGGCCGGGTCAAAGAGGTGGCGTACGCCGCGAAAGACGCGGGCATCCCGATCCGCATCGGCGTCAACGCCGGCTCGCTGGATCCCCGCCTGTTGAAGAAGTACGGCAAGGCAACCCCGGAGGCGCTCGTGGAGTCCGCCCTGTGGGAGGCGAGCCTGTTCGAGGAGCACGGTTTCGGCGACATCAAGATCTCGGTCAAGCACAACGACCCGGTCGTGATGGTCGAGGCGTACCGGCAGCTGGCCGCGCAGTGCGACTACCCCCTGCATCTGGGTGTCACCGAGGCCGGCCCGGCGTTCCAGGGCACCATCAAGTCCGCGGTGGCCTTCGGCGCGCTGTTGTCGGAGGGGATCGGCGACACGATCCGCGTGTCGTTGTCCGCGCCGCCGGCAGAGGAGATCAAGGTCGGCGACCAGATCCTGCAATCGCTGAACCTACGGCCACGCAAGCTGGAGATCGTGTCCTGCCCGTCGTGCGGTCGCGCCCAGGTCGACGTCTACAAACTCGCCGATGCGGTGAGCGCAGGACTCGAGGGCATGGAGGTCCCGCTGCGCGTCGCAGTCATGGGTTGCGTGGTCAACGGTCCCGGCGAGGCCCGCGAGGCCGACCTGGGTGTGGCATCGGGCAACGGCAAGGGGCAGATCTTCGTCAAGGGCGAGGTCATCAAAACCGTGCCGGAGGCGCAGATCGTGGAGACCTTGATCGAAGAAGCGCTGCGGATCGCGGGTGAGTCAGGAGACACTGATGGGGACAGGGAAGGTGGTCCCCCGGTCGTGACGGTCAGTTGA